The Montipora foliosa isolate CH-2021 chromosome 14, ASM3666993v2, whole genome shotgun sequence genome window below encodes:
- the LOC137985024 gene encoding solute carrier family 35 member F5-like: MAIKPTNCCYLCGCIQSLWRGTVRLIVSKEEIIRKRRRLVLGVIVLLLVDVIWVASAELSDFIFKDLGYDKPFFTTYFKTSSFIIFLAGFLFYEPWRLQCSCGQIHEDAPSDVVISKPCQSREKSPLLQSPSSSPLMNESVYEELPDSEKIRDHLSSDVENSYSFQNISKERKVTFSSTREVRQLSDHEAVQDGQDKLPLKKVAKVALIFCLLWFGASCSYQEAIAQTTPAAVNTLSCSSGLFTLILAAIFQSSAADKFTISKLLAVLVSITGIVLVTFSDSKNKVNGISVGALWALAGALLYSSYLTMLKRTVPDERQMSLPMFFGFVGAFNLFLLWPVLLFLDHFKWEVFEFPPNLSVWGYLTLNGLVGTVLTDLLWLWGCYLTSTLTATLCLGLVAPLTMTFDMCVRNAHFSWMFFVGAIPMFASFFAVSVLSHYGDWDPVLILIKKLVNSKQQFIERTLDTEQSESLIKSFTEDENCQEINRDEIPT, encoded by the exons ATGGCTATAAAACCCACTAATTGCTGCTATCTTTGTGGCTGCATTCAGTCTCTGTGGAGAGGAACTGTGcgtttgatagtttcaaaggaGGAAATAATTCGAAAAAGACGTCGCTTGGTGCTTGGTGTTATCGTGTTACTGTTGGTAGACGTTATTTGGGTCGCATCTGCAGAGCTAAGTGAT TTTATCTTCAAAGATTTGGGATATGACAAGCCCTTTTTCACCACATACTTCAAGACTTCATCATTTATTATCTTTTTGGctggatttttattttatgaacCATGGAGACTTCAGTGCTCCTGTGGACAGATTCATGAAGATGCCCCTTCAGAT GTAGTGATTTCGAAGCCTTGTCAAAGTCGGGAAAAGTCACCCCTTTTGCAGTCTCCTTCTTCCTCGCCCCTCATG AATGAGTCTGTTTATGAGGAATTACCAGATTCGGAGAAAATAAGAGACCACTTATCTTCTGATGTCGAAAACAGttattcatttcaaaatatttcaa AGGAAAGGAAGGTCACATTCAGTAGCACGAGAGAAGTGCGACAGTTATCAGACCATGAAGCTGTACAAGATGGACAAGATAAACTTCCACTAAAAAAAGTGGCCAAAGTGGCATTAATATTTTGCCTGTTG TGGTTTGGTGCATCCTGTAGTTACCAGGAAGCTATCGCACAAACAACACCAGCAGCAGTTAATACCTTATCATGTTCTTCAG GGCTTTTTACTCTCATATTAGCTGCAATTTTCCAGAGTTCTGCAGCTGATAAATTCACTATATCAAAGCTTCTTGCTGTTCTTGTAAG CATCACTGGAATAGTGTTAGTGACATTTTCTGACTCAAAGAACAAAGTTAATGGCATCAGTGTTGGAGCATTGTGGGCACTGGCTGGTGCCCTTCT gtattCAAGTTATTTAACCATGCTGAAACGTACAGTTCCAGATGAAAGACAAATGAGCCTGCCAATGTTTTTTG GTTTTGTTGGAGCATTCAACCTTTTTCTGCTTTGGCCAGTACTTTTATTTCTTGATCACTTCAAGTGGGAAGTGTTTGAGTTTCCTCCAAACCTGTCAGTTTGGGGCTACCTTACCTTAAACGGTTTGGTCGGAACGGTACTCACTGATTTGTTATGGCTGTG GGGTTGTTATTTGACCTCTACTTTAACGGCTACGCTTTGTCTCGGTCTTGTCGCCCCGCTGACCATGACATTTGACATGTGCGTGAGGAAC GCTCATTTCTCGTGGATGTTTTTCGTTGGTGCAATTCCTATGTTCGCGTCTTTTTTTGCTGTGAGCGTGTTGTCACATTATGGAGACTGGGATCCAGTATTGATTTTAATAAAGAAACTTGTGAACAGCAAGCAGCAGTTCATTGAAAG aACTCTTGACACAGAACAAAGTGAAAGTTTGATAAAAAGCTTTACAGAGGATGAAAACTGCCAAGAAATCAACAGGGATGAAATACCAACATGA
- the LOC137985023 gene encoding stonin-2-like has product MVDRGGITPNSINRDKWENFEEKKGSISDHSQSIQIFGRQALNNIYEHSESRSGQPSLGQQEKYLLHRETGIKGSELKENLEERSENEGKALNKTEFSLKSIDPMLDVAVSTDLSGSESDLGLKEGVSAGKLVNLSTTEADGVDCQINEELETSRESQTAANSRIGNSSIAASTSKWTTFEDKPGKDSVKNQETTLEEGNSEHSLKTAADQAEIQTPLPLDAMTSKMSAFDSIRLQQAAATADMIPNLPVTDPKAVKKDSTSFNQGTNVTTALNEENAVKSAVPFVSNNKAKLNVPEQFTTAHHSSGKSELAMNWVSFGDESNSNVTQQKLDSSVILTNASHIGKLETTNTGVSSHNSTIGDDMNQTSSTVSCAAEEKTTSVIPPVSFTSDELDLLASKSWIKFDDSTKTTNVQQPTSSSAGEEWVTFGDSSSKVGLNLDLLELDVGVKSTSSNVPSPNPFIRATPPSGSNPFKPPTSNPFQADKVDSASITATSHTAVNEGPILSSTPLMDAKPFLVSESVNIAQPATGSEELAMVNTKLVSSSVNNSKPIQEQVDTMPLTSGIRQQTTQENGKLLFVEKPVANGSWAMLLRFPDKKRKIGSRVWKPVVIKLEGTTVQIFEEYELSAPFREIPLQAYFVMTAPKLQSFEHGAKVHTVKLEYVKYIEGRSLRHRGTVEHISQGTPIIKIASPSHTVIRELIQSFNNSLRLLPAYRDRGITYRHDEVFVDVDDVTCVLMSGDGTILRKNAKVVIKLRAFLTGDPECQLVLNDIVVREREEARLRGELKPQRVHHWVKLRQCDFHKCVDVTTFEQSHTIMFHPLDACNFELMRFPVDHKKPLPLLVKAKLTIHSEQRVELKAEIQVCQDTKMAKYVRSNVAFRFPIPESWVPLFRTGRVFRGETSIKSSKGRRAAGIKSRLKHSKCSIGVSLGKAMYEPEYGSVVWRIDQLPYIHSKIPADAPQTLSVVLDLPPGMEFPESYKPTAELEYEVAYVLVSDTTVIAVKVSNQNIPDKWVCYRALYFYKVNIDISRPSSGPVRDVGCIQQ; this is encoded by the coding sequence ATGGTCGACAGAGGTGGGATAACTCCTAACTCCATAAATCGCgataaatgggaaaatttcgAGGAGAAAAAGGGATCCATCAGCGACCATAGCCAGAGCATCCAGATCTTTGGTCGCCAAGCGCTCAACAACATTTATGAGCATAGCGAATCAAGGAGCGGACAACCATCCCTAGGACAGCAAGAGAAATATTTGCTTCACAGGGAGACCGGAATCAAAGGATCTGAACTTAAGGAGAATTTGGAGGAGAGATCTGAGAATGAGGGCAAAGCATTGAACAAAACCGAGTTTAGTTTGAAATCGATCGATCCTATGTTAGATGTAGCAGTGTCGACGGATCTTTCCGGTAGCGAGTCAGATTTAGGATTGAAGGAAGGGGTGTCCGCCGGCAAATTAGTAAATCTTTCGACCACCGAAGCAGATGGTGTTGACTGCCAAATCAACGAAGAGCTAGAGACAAGTAGAGAGTCACAAACAGCTGCCAACAGTCGGATTGGTAACAGCTCGATTGCTGCGTCGACATCAAAATGGACCACTTTTGAGGATAAACCGGGGAAAGATTCAGTTAAAAATCAAGAAACAACACTCGAGGAAGGAAACAGTGAACATTCGCTGAAGACGGCCGCAGACCAGGCGGAAATTCAAACACCTTTGCCATTGGACGCAATGACCTCGAAGATGTCTGCCTTTGATTCGATTCGATTGCAACAAGCCGCAGCGACCGCAGACATGATCCCCAATTTGCCTGTCACCGATCCTAAGGCAGTTAAAAAGGATTCTACATCGTTTAACCAAGGAACAAACGTAACTACTGCTTTGAACGAGGAGAATGCTGTGAAATCAGCTGTTCCTTTTGTTTCTAATAACAAAGCGAAGCTAAATGTTCCTGAGCAATTCACAACTGCTCATCATTCTTCAGGAAAATCTGAACTTGCCATGAACTGGGTCAGTTTTGGCGATGAAAGTAATTCGAATGTGACTCAACAAAAGTTGGATTCGAGCGTTATTTTGACGAACGCAAGCCATATCGGTAAGTTGGAAACTACTAATACTGGCGTTTCAAGCCACAACTCGACTATTGGAGATGACATGAATCAAACTTCAAGCACGGTTAGTTGTGCAGCTGAAGAAAAAACCACTTCGGTTATTCCTCCAGTGTCATTCACTTCAGACGAACTGGATTTACTCGCTAGTAAATCGTGGATTAAATTTGATGATAGCACCAAGACGACCAATGTTCAACAACCAACTTCAAGCTCGGCTGGTGAGGAATGGGTTACCTTTGGGGATTCCAGTAGCAAAGTTGGACTAAATTTAGACTTGTTAGAGCTGGATGTTGGAGTTAAATCTACAAGTAGTAATGTTCCAAGCCCAAATCCATTTATTCGTGCTACTCCACCTTCAGGAAGTAACCCATTCAAACCACCTACGTCAAATCCATTTCAGGCAGACAAGGTTGACTCTGCATCTATCACAGCAACTTCACATACAGCAGTAAACGAAGGCCCCATTTTGTCATCAACTCCACTCATGGATGCTAAACCGTTCCTGGTTTCAGAGAGTGTGAATATAGCACAGCCAGCCACTGGCAGTGAAGAACTAGCAATGGTCAATACAAAATTAGTTTCATCATCAGTCAATAACAGCAAGCCAATTCAGGAGCAAGTCGACACAATGCCGCTtacatctggcattagacagcaGACTACACAGGAAAATGGCAAGCTACTTTTTGTAGAAAAGCCAGTAGCAAATGGATCATGGGCAATGCTTCTGCGTTTTCCTGATAAGAAGCGTAAAATTGGTTCTCGTGTCTGGAAACCTGTGGTTATCAAGTTAGAGGGTACAACCGTGCAGATCTTTGAGGAGTATGAATTATCTGCTCCCTTTAGGGAGATCCCATTACAAGCTTATTTTGTTATGACAGCACCTAAATTACAGTCATTTGAACATGGTGCTAAAGTACACACAGTAAAACTAGAGTATGTCAAATACATAGAGGGGAGAAGTCTTCGGCATCGCGGCACTGTTGAACATATATCCCAAGGAACACCCATCATTAAGATTGCATCTccaagtcacacagttattagGGAACTTATTCAATCTTTTAACAATTCCCTCCGTCTTCTACCAGCATATAGAGACAGAGGTATTACTTATCGCCATGATGAAGTCTTTGTTGATGTAGATGATGTTACTTGTGTTCTCATGTCTGGCGATGGCACCATTTTGCGCAAAAATGCCAAAGTCGTAATTAAATTGCGGGCTTTTCTCACTGGAGATCCTGAGTGCCAATTGGTGTTAAATGATATTGTTGTGAGGGAGAGGGAAGAAGCACGTTTACGAGGGGAATTGAAGCCACAGCGAGTTCACCACTGGGTGAAACTTCGGCAATGTGACTTTCATAAATGTGTCGATGTGACAACATTTGAACAGAGCCACACCATAATGTTTCACCCTCTGGATGCATGTAATTTTGAACTGATGCGCTTTCCTGTTGATCACAAGAAACCATTGCCCCTTCTTGTGAAAGCAAAACTTACTATTCACAGTGAGCAAAGAGTTGAGCTGAAAGCAGAAATCCAAGTTTGTCAGGATACAAAGATGGCAAAGTATGTAAGAAGCAATGTAGCTTTTAGATTTCCAATCCCAGAGTCTTGGGTACCTCTCTTCAGGACTGGCAGAGTGTTCAGAGGTGAGACCTCTATCAAATCGAGTAAGGGACGGCGTGCTGCAGGAATTAAAAGTCGTCTCAAGCATTCCAAGTGTTCCATTGGTGTTTCACTTGGTAAAGCAATGTATGAGCCAGAGTATGGCTCAGTGGTTTGGCGAATCGATCAGCTGCCTTACATCCACAGCAAAATCCCTGCCGATGCGCCCCAGACCCTCTCTGTTGTCCTAGATCTTCCGCCTGGCATGGAGTTCCCTGAAAGCTACAAGCCTACCGCTGAGCTGGAATATGAAGTGGCTTATGTGTTGGTCTCTGACACCACAGTGATTGCTGTGAAAGTTTCCAATCAGAATATTCCAGACAAGTGGGTTTGTTACAGAGCACTGTACTTTTACAAAGTCAACATTGATATCTCCAGACCATCCAGTGGCCCAGTCCGAGATGTTGGATGCATTCAGCAGTAA